In the genome of Populus trichocarpa isolate Nisqually-1 chromosome 10, P.trichocarpa_v4.1, whole genome shotgun sequence, the window tTATTTAGAGGTAAATCGGAGCGGTACTGTCTGGGAAAGCTACGACTATAATTTTCCTGGAAAATCGAatttcgatatttttttttttgcttaagaaAGAAGAATTTGGAAAGTCAATTGAtgggaaatttaaaaaataggtgAGGAGTTGAATGGAACTAAACTAAGCTTACGTGTCCTCTAATTTGATGGTGTGGGCTAGAGAGCGCGTGGATGGTGGACCCGAAACCGCCTTCAACTTCATTGTTGAGgaatttgcttcttcttctttttttctatattgattTGTGCCCAAGGCCCATAACACAAAAACccagctataaaataaattattttttaaaatattttttattttaaaatatattaatttattttttattttaaaatatattaatttatttttatttttttaaatttatttttaatattaatacaccAAGAAAAATTAGACTAAACAAACACCaagttattttactataaaaCTATGAATTAATATTCTATTTGGATATTCCACATTTGATTTGTTACCAAATGGTTTTAGGAATCATTCtcgattataaaaaaaaaattaaatatacttctatattttaccttttctttttacacaacgaataataaaaatttaagtcatGATCCATTAACATCTCTACTCAAAAAATAGTTCGAGAAAAAGCTATTGTTTCTTTCTCGAGTAACTCTTTCCTTATCGATGCAAGCATTAGAGATAATGTAGCTTTTTATATTTAGGGTAACCTCTTATTGGTCCCTAATTTATACACCAATTTTCAATTAGGTCATCAacctaattttatattaatttgatcattaaaaTACAGAAATCCTCAATTGATTCCCTTCATGTTTCTCGtctaaactttataatttatgaaataaaaagacgtcattttatgtcatttttcttgcaataaCTCTAAGAACATAAGAACTTGATTGAGGATTTCTAAAAGGATAAATGTGATTAGAAAATAGACTGGGATCTAATTGAGAAATGGGTAACAAGTTAGGGACTAAAGTGAGGTTGCCCCTTTATTCAACTTGTATTAAATAGATGTGGACGACATTTAGGATGTGGACGACATTTAGGAGTCGACAGAAAACATCCTACGTGATTTATGCAATTGGATTGCGGAATCAatttttgtaacaaaaaaaaaatgatatttttaattttttcataacttttgaaaagtgtattttatctaaaataaaaggaaaacacttttctgaaaaccaagtcaaatttttcttgactgaaaagtgtttctGTTGACCagtttttctaataacaaacaaatacatgaaagtttgaaaattaaattttaaaaaattattttccaccaAACAAATAAGGCCTTTTGGGTTTCTCCTTGAGACTTACCGGACTCCTTTtgggtatttgtttttatatgttttttttcctagtctTTCActcattttttatgtgaattggGAGTGTTTTACAGTTAAAATactatttgtttaaaatttatatttttaactaaaattattttttagtgtttaatcatttggattttttaatataaaaaataaattcaaaaaattaaagataaaaaacaatttattaatacatttctcaattaaaaatattttaataataatttctatCACACTCGTAATATTACGCAACTTATTGGCCATGGCCGAGACTGAccaagaggagagaaaaactaGCATCTGCTTGCGAGATTGTCAAATGCCATGGCTGAGACTGAAACGGCGCGTGCAAAATGAGAACGGCGACAACCTCCACCCTGCAGGTGGACGTGCAACTACAAACGGTAAAAAAGAAGACGCCCACtaaaatggaaaagaataaGTTATCTGAAGCCTAATATCACATCCCTATGATTTTATTTGCGTGTATAACTTACCCTCtttcttaattgtttattaATAAGGTCCTAAACTGCcagtaatttaattgttttctttccaGAATATCCATTAATTtgaccatatatattttttaaaaaatctaggaataatttggtcattttataaaaactaacgGGCCATTTTAAGAATTAGTATATAGTTTATGGACTAAGTTATGGTTTTTGAAACCAAAGAAACTAAGTTATTATATCgctaaaaacacaaaagtattaattaatatttactcAAAggaaaaactgaaaagaaagcaaagaatctaaaacacattgaaagaaaaaggaacaaaagTAATGCCATGAATATTGaagttttaaccaaaaaaaaatgtgtactTGTTTATCTTATGATTTTGTTTAGTATCATGTTGCAgattccttataaaaaaaacatttaatatcaatttaatatttttttaatgttaagttggttgataatttaactttgtaattttttttacaagtaaagctaaatcatgtggggaaaacactgtaactttcctcacaaaacattgtggattgctacaatgtttttttacatgtttttttttgtttttttgttatgattttttccaaaattatctttgttgattttgttgaggaaacactgtagcaatccatataatttttttttgttatatttttttcaaaattatctttgtcgattttagttttttaatattacaattaTAAGTAAGGCTAAATTATGTGGAAAAATAActatagctttcctcacaaaatactgtagattgctacagaGTTTCTctgcatgagttttttttcctcatgGAATATTAACTTCATCACATCTTCAGTTTCTATTATCTAACACTGGTTCGCAATTATATTACCatcaaacatatttattttataaactcgCGACAGCGTGCAATATCTAATCATATGTATACAAAGAAATTATACACAAACGGCTCACATAAGGTGTACCCTTAAAGAACCCATACATGGTCTTAATAATCACAAGTAAGCGAGTACAATGTTCCAAGAAGGTGCTTAACTGCAGCCACTCAAGTTGTCAATTCTCTTGCGCTGCCAAACTTACCTGCAGAAATGGTTGCCAGCAATTTAGCATTTTTGTTTCTAGTAAATTTTACTCTCATCAGGATCCTACATTAAAATTTATGCGGAGATCAATAGGCTCCCATGTAGTCACACAGTAAATCACTAGACTCCCAAAAAACTAGTATCAAGCTATTCCCAAAGAAAATGCAACCACTTCCTAACAGTTTTGAGAGCATTTACTTGTGTGACTTAGATACTGAGAGAATAATTCCAATTCCTAAAATGTAGCAAGTGTAAGATCTACATCGGCGGAAGGAGGATGATTAGCTTCAAACTGTAGGGGATTTCAGTGATGCTACTGAAAGCATGAACACTAAGGTATACTTGTTCAATAATTCAGACAAAAAAGTTAAGGTCATATACTGTTCTATAGGAAAGAGAACATAATTGTCTATGGTGCCCAGAAAATACTTACCATTTATACCTTCATTCTTCAGCAAGAATCAAACAGCATAGAGCCTTACAACCTGGTTAATTGTGGCACGACACACAGGGCAACCCCATTCCTTGGCTTTGATTTCCTTCAAACAAGACATACATCCAACCATGTGGCCACATGGAATGCAAGCTCCCTCAACTAGAGCATCTAAACATATTACACATGATGATGAACctccatcttctttcttttcacctGTGTTTTCTGGTAAATTCTCAAGGGGCAGGGAAGAAAAATCAAGGGGGCTGGAATCAATTGATGGATAGTGAATGAGACAATCGTCTATAAGCTCATCTACAATGGGTGGAGCTGATGGGACTGAATCTTGGGCATCAGTTGCTATCTGGACATCAGCAACGCTGCTATTCAAGATCTTGGTTTGCTGAGTTGAGCTGCCACTAGATACACTTTCATAAGGTGCCCATCCGCTGCTAGTTGTTTTTGGAGGAGGTGTTGCTGGCACATCCATAGCACCTTGACCGCCATCATTAACAGGGCAATTCCAGCTAGAGGATGAACTTGCTCCAGTGCTAGAGTGGGTATCAAAAATAGGTTGCTCTGCCATGGCAGACTGAATGGAGGCATTTACTGCCATTGCTATCTCTGGATCTTCATCCGATGGTGGAGCAGTTGCTTGAACAACCAGATTCTGAGATCTGGACAGAAATTCTAGAGGATGCATTACCTGTAACATTATAGGCATTCGTATCACAAGTCCTCTTGTAATGAACAAAGTCTTTGACTAAATGATATTAGCTCTTATTGACTATGCAagtttttacattaaaatttcCCACTCTATACATAGATATGTAAACAACAAGGGAATTTCAATTTAAAGGTATGCAACACTCTTGAAAAGCTTATCAGAATTTGGACTATAACAGATCACAACCAAACAGATACACTTGTGACATTAGGATCCTTTTCTGcatatttaagtaaaaaaccttttttaaagGAAGCAAATCAACTGCTAGAATTTTAAATATGAAACAATTAATCAGGTGCAAGAGGAACCTCAATCAGCAGTTCGTATGGATTTGCGATCAGAGTATTTCTACCTATTAAAGTAGAGTAGCACCAATCAGAAATAAATGCATTTCTTCAGCAATAACCGTAGCGTAGTGACTAGTATGCATTTCAGGGGAGTTTGAGCATGAGCTACCACTTACATAGTAGCAAGCGACTCATAACTGTCTAAAGGAAAGCATAATGACTAGTGTTCATTTCAAAAGAGTTTACTGTGGGCTCATAAATTCTTGAAGGGGGACTATGAACCTCAAGGGAAGTAGTCCAGTACATAATATACAAATACATGTCAACGAGACAacaattagaatttatttaagACATTTAAGCTTTGGTTTCTCCCAATCTGAAACAAATGTATTGTTCTTCAATATGAGTTTTCAACTTGACCCAAGGTGAGATGAAAAccaataataacccaaaaataaccGATTAAAGCCAACAAAATTCCCTGCAACAGCATGACATTCCTGCCATTTTAGAAGGCTCAGAAATGTCCGCAAGGGGAGGTTTTCATTTCCTCTTCTAAATGGATCTACTGGACTCCAGAACAACCCTATTCTCGAGGAGGCTTCTTATTTGGCTATAGCATCTAACATTAGTTATGTTGGAGTCTGGATAGCATTGGAAATTATAgcgttataaaaaaaaaagtcctcagaagttatcatggtttcaatgaaaggaaaggaaaaatgcACATTCAAATACTTCAGCTGAAAAATTGTCTCATCTACTTGTAGCATACAAGTTGTCATTTGCTCTATGACCACAGAAGAAGAACTGTATACAAGGGTGAATCGAACCTGTGGTATTCCTTTGCATGCATCACAAAACCACTGAAGCTGTTGCTTGTCTCTTTCATTTGCAGGAGCGAGTTTAATGCGTGTTTCTGAAAACATAACATATCATGTTTAAGTTGAAAATAATCAATACAAATTGTAAtaaccaaaaataatatataaaaaataaaaaatgaatgaattaaaGATTGGGTTGATATGGGACTAATAaggattgaattataaatttgggGATCAATTATGTCAAACATGGGAAGAATTGgaagtttggggacttaattgaatttgaaattgtttaattaatgaaatcaggaaCCTAATTGTTCAATGGCAGAAGCTTAGggtccaaattaaaaataatcatttcggGTGAAATCACTGTTATTTTCAACGTACATTATTTATCATCTTCTCATCTTGAAGACCGGATCAACAAGAAACACAACCAGCAAATCATGAACCACGATGCCCACGATCCCTCACAAAACATGCCTCATTTCTGAAGGCATGAACACACGACTTTCTCTAGCTTTAAAAGCCTGAGAACGGCCTCGCAGAGAGAAAGGGGGCTGAAAAAACACACAGAGAGAAAGACACAAGAGCCAAgaacgaacaaaaaaaaaaagagagagccaGGGGCAGGGATacttaagaaaaaagagaaccAAAAGGGAAAAACAGGAACATCAACGggacaaaaaaaacacagacaggtaaaacaacaaagaaaaagaccCAGAACCAGAATGACATTACTAGGAAACCAACATGACATCAACTTCAACAAAGGTTAATAAGAGATACGCAGATAGTTATCATCATTGAGAAATTACTAGTGGAGTTGTCAGCAATCATCACAGTAGGATCGGAGCGGTGAAACTTCGGTTCTTCCAGATTTGCTTTCCACAATGCAATTATCGTGCGTGGTTTAACATCCTGGTCGTCCATTAATATGTAAGAAAATTACCAAGAACCAGAAAGTCATAacttaaaagagaagaaaatatagCACTTTAAAACATAGGAATACAACATCTTACATTTGCAAACACTACTTGGAATACAAATTCAAACAAGGAATAAGGACAACTAAACTAAGAAATAAAACCCTGATAACATCTATCATCAAAGAAAGAGACCGTTGAAAGTGAGTCGTCAGTCCCATTTCATGCAACTTCATGAACAaagtttgctttgttttaacaTGCAGCACACAGTGAGAGGTTCCAAAATGCAGCCTATTCTGCAAAATTCTAGCACTAAAATGTTCAAGTGGTAATTGATGCAAAGCATGCTTGGATGTGGAAGTAGTAGCTAAGCACATCACCACCTCCCACGCTGCGATGTTCTCATTTCTGAATGCCAAGAAGTATTGACATCTTTGAAGACTATTTCAACACCATGAAAACAGCTAGAAGGAGCAAAATAGCAGCATTTTTTACCACTAAAGCAGCTTGTAACAGTACTATAGGTGCTTGgataacttaataaaatatctttgattCAAGCCACTGTGCTAGGTGGGATGAGGTAGACTTCAACCTAGCTAGGAACGATAACCTTGTGTCTCACTCACATGTAGAGGCACTCACACGGGGTTTTAAGAGGGATATATTCCATTAGTTCGAGTCTCAACCTGAGCTTCTATATATTTCCACCTGTAGAGCCAAACAACATTTATTGTTTCCCACCACATTCTATCGATTAAATACATGGAAGGTTAACAGGTATAGCTACAACCATTATGAATCCAGAACcagataaattttataataaaagtgTGTTTTTGGTAAAAACCCATAACACTGCTAGAAAGCTAACCAATGTGTataaaccatagttattaaacccggaatGAACCAGCATGGTTTCCCGATGGCTAGATCGGTCCGGGTGAGGACAAAGAATGGGATGAGCAAAAACTTGGTTGACCAGGCAAAACCCGATTGAGATccgttttttttatagttggttattaacttttttcaaagttcactatataaatactagaataatattttatttttttatgtgggatttgaagccctttagtatatatattttatgttcacaagaaaaaaattatgttttttcaatgtgggataaaaagtCTTTTTGGTTTacatacttcaacttaaaaggataacacatagtatcttttcaatatgcgataaaaaaccttttgaaataatcttttaaacttcattatttataacaagTATAAcatatattcacatggattattttttaatttttttatatgaaatattagaacttctaatattttttttaatttttccgagTTAATTCTGGTTGATCCGAGTCAATTTATATAACCCTAAACCCGGCTTCTTGTCCGGTTCAATCCTCATGTAGGATATATAAGAACTATGTATGATATAAATAGGAATAAAGATAAACCACCGATGCAAACCAGGAATGTGCCGGACAAGAATTCCAAAAGCTTAAAGACAAATACAAGTATCATTACAGCAGAGCCTAGAACCAAAAAATAACTCTCAAAGGCAGCACAAAAACAAAAGCCTGCATcgttataaaattttaacaatgaATGTGAATCTGGTATCCAATTTCTTgcaaattagaaaattttacTTGGCGTACCTTCAAACTAGAATAAATGGCAAGTTCGAACTTGCAAGGCATTCCAGGATTACGGGAACCAATAGGTAAAACAACAGCCCATCTGCACAAGCCGTGACACTATTAAGCATAACAAATCCAGTGCTCTTTGAGAACAGTATTTAGCTGTATAGCAAATGTTACATGCAACAAGCCATTTCAATCtaagattatatttgtttttgcgttttaaaagtgattttaaaaaggtttgatttttttttatttttttcttcaaattaatattttttgatatttttagattattttaatgcgttaatgtcaaaaataatttttaaaaaataaaaaaatattattttaatatatttttaaataaaaaacattttaaaaaataaccgtaattatattttcaagctATAACTGCCTAGATAACATATTCCATAACTTACAAAGTAGtagtaaaaaacaacaaataccCACATGTTTCTTGAAACCAACCGAGGTGCCAATACTTCTAGAAATCCAGGTCCATAAAACTCCCGCAACCAACCAGAGAATAGGCAAATATGACTCTGCAAAGAATTAGgggaaaaaatcttttttacaTGGTAATTAACAGAAATTATTTTCGCACGTTGCCCAGTTACAAAGGAGTTACAACATCACAGCATGAACGGTTAAGCATACCTCAATTGCCCGGACAACATTGCCGTACCCTTTTGCCCTAGCAACTTCTAGAGGAGTTTGACAATCATCATTCGTCATTAATGCATTtgctgaaaattaaaaagaaacaaatacttATTAAACTA includes:
- the LOC18102469 gene encoding putative E3 ubiquitin-protein ligase XBAT35, giving the protein MGQQQSKHELLYQQVKNGNIEGIKKLCREGARLEWIDKEGKTPLILACLDPQLFNVAKTLIELGADVNAYRPGRKGGNPLHHAAKKGLENTVKLLLSHGANALMTNDDCQTPLEVARAKGYGNVVRAIESHICLFSGWLREFYGPGFLEVLAPRLVSRNIWAVVLPIGSRNPGMPCKFELAIYSSLKDVKPRTIIALWKANLEEPKFHRSDPTVMIADNSTKTRIKLAPANERDKQQLQWFCDACKGIPQVMHPLEFLSRSQNLVVQATAPPSDEDPEIAMAVNASIQSAMAEQPIFDTHSSTGASSSSSWNCPVNDGGQGAMDVPATPPPKTTSSGWAPYESVSSGSSTQQTKILNSSVADVQIATDAQDSVPSAPPIVDELIDDCLIHYPSIDSSPLDFSSLPLENLPENTGEKKEDGGSSSCVICLDALVEGACIPCGHMVGCMSCLKEIKAKEWGCPVCRATINQVVRLYAV